One segment of Rattus norvegicus strain BN/NHsdMcwi chromosome 16, GRCr8, whole genome shotgun sequence DNA contains the following:
- the LOC134482336 gene encoding uncharacterized protein LOC134482336 has translation MDEKYKTDNFYAVSSEHRNSIPKATADREASTSTADSLDAAEPDPTNSTNATDCLAALEHELTNSNNTADCLADLEPDPTISTNAADFQAAVAPEPTMSTHPADCLPDVEPEPTMSTHPADTLAALEPELTTFNNTADCLADLEPEPNMSTHPADSLPDVEPEPTMSTHPADTLAALEPELTNFNNTADCLADLEPDPTISTNAADFQAAVAPEPTMSTYPADCLPDVEPEPTMSTHPADTLADLEPELTNSNNTADCLADLEPDPTISTNAADFQAAVAPEPAMSTYPADCLPDVEPEPTMSTHPADTLAALEPELTNSNNTADCLADLEPDPTISTNAADFQAAVAPEPTMSTHPADCLPDVEPEPTMSTHPADTLAALEPELTTFNNTADCLADLEPEPNMSTHPADSLPDVEPEPTMSTHPADTLAALEPELTNFNNTADCLADLEPDPTISTNAADFQAAVAPEPTMSTHPADCLPDVEPEPTMSTHPADTLAALEPELTNSNNTADCLADLEPDPTISTNAADFQAAVAPEPAMSTNPADSMAAVEPEPTMSTHPADILTADEPEHNNSTKAADCRADLEPEPNMSTHPADSLPDVEPEPTMSTHPADTLAALEPELTNFNNTAECLADLEPDPTISTNAADFQAAVAPEPTMSTHPADCLPDMEPEPTMSTHPADTLAALEPELTNSNNTADCLADLEPDPTISTNAADFQAAVAPEPAMSTYPADCLPDVEPEPTMSTHPADTLAALEPELTNSNNTADCLADLEPDPTISTNAADFQAAVAPEPAMSTNPADSMAAVEPEPTMSTHPADILTADEPEHNNSTKAADCLADLEPEPNMSTHPADSLPDVEPEPTMSTHPADTLAALEPELTNFNNTADCLADLEPDPTISTNAADFQTAVAPEPTMSTHPADCLPDVEPEPTMSTHPADTLAALEPELTNSNNTADCLADLEPDPTISTNAADCRAAVAPEPAMSTNPADSMAAVEPEPTMSTHPADILTADEPEHNTSTKAADCRADLEPERNMSTHPADSLPDVEPEPTMSTHPADTLAALEPELTNFNNTADCLADLEPDPTISTNAADFQAAVAPEPTMSTYPADCLPDVEPEPTMSTHPADTLAALEPELTNFNNTADCLADLEPDLTISTNAADCRAAVAPEPAMSTNPADSMAAVEPEPTMSTHPADILTADEPAHNTSTKGADCLADLEPEPNMSTHPADSLPDVEPEPTMSNHPADTLAALEPESTKSSNAADCLAYVEPEPAMSTHHADSLAALEHELSHANKDADCLASLKAELINSTNATDCLASVGTETTMSTQPTDNLAAVEPEHNSTNTADGKDSVEQEPSKPTYRADSLAALEHELTNSNNTADCLASQKAESIDSTNATDCLASVGTETTMSTHPADNMATDELEATHSTNAAYFLAALEPQSTNSSNAADILASVGSETTMSTHLADIPIAHEPDYNDSTNAADSLDSVEPEPAMSTHRADSLAALEHELSHANKAADCLASLKAEPTMSTQPADSSAAVEPEPTISTRAADFLATVLPELTRSNHPADCLDSVQPESSMSTHPADNMATDELEPTNSTNAANCLAALEPESTKSSNAADCLAYVEPEPGMSTHRADSLAALEHELSHANKDADCLPSLKTELINSINATDCLASFGTETTMSTQPTDSVAAVEPEHNSSTNAADGLGSVEQEPANPTHRSNSLAALEHELTNSNNTADCLASQKAESIDSTNATDCLASVGTETTMSTHPADNMAMDELEPTHSTNAAYFLAALEPQSTNSSNTADILASVGSETTMSTHLADIPIAHEHDYNDSTNAADSLDSVEPEPAMSTHHADSLAALEHELSHANKAADCLASLKAEPTMSTQPADSSAAVEPEPTISTRAADFLATVLPELTRSNHPADCLDSVQPESSMSTHPADNMATDELEPTNSTNAAYCLAALEPKSTKSSNSADCLAYVEPEPGMSTHRADSLAALEHELSHVNKDADCLASLKAELINSINATDCLASVGTETTMSTQPTDSLAAVEPEHNSTNAADGLDSVEQEPAKPTHRADSLAALEHELTNSNNTADCLASQKAESIDSTNASDCLASVGTETTMSTHPADNMATDELEPTHSTNAAYCLAALEPESTKSSSAADCLAYVEPEPAMSTHRADSLAALEHELSHANKDAGCLASLQAELINSTNATDCLASVGTETTMSTQPADSLAAVEPEHNNSTNAADGLDSIEQEPAMPTPRSDSLAALEHELSHANKAADCLASLKAEPTMSTQPADTLASVEPEPTFSTKAADCLATVQPELTRSNHPADCLDSVQPESSMSPHPADSLVAIEPELTNSTKAADCLDSAEPEPTMATHHADILTAVEPEHTNCSSTADCLPAVQPESSMSTHPADSMAAIDAEPTDPAIVADCLAALEPRLSVTCAADSSVLVESHDSGPASHIGLDYVVDLPLYKESTSEEEIFDSATSDEESSFTPDVEEGLPATQGAEDIFHASARAEPINHSLILLRESGYLRATEIPRIPFLLFIWLISSLLSIITWMKIQIQQAWHEENGQGAPTKKRVGPGKLN, from the exons gatgaaaaatataaaacagataaTTTCTATGCGGTGTCTTCTGAGCATAGAAATTCTATTCCTAAGGCTACTGCTGATCGTGAAGCTTCCACCTCTACTGCTgacagcctggatgctgccgagCCTGACCCAACAAATTCTACAAATGCTactgactgtctggctgctcttgagcatgagctgactaattccaacaacactgctgactgtctggctgaccttgagcctgatccgacgatttctaccaatgccgctgactttcaggctgctgttgcaccagagccaactatgtccacccaccctgctgactgtctgcctgatgtggaaccagagccaactatgtccacccaccctgctgacactctggctgctcttgagcctgagctgactactttcaacaacactgctgactgtctggctgaccttgagcctgagccaaacatgtccacccaccctgctgacagtctgcctgatgtggaaccagagccaactatgtccacccaccctgctgacactctggctgctcttgagcctgagctgaccaatttcaacaacactgctgactgtctggctgaccttgagcctgatccgactatttctaccaatgccgctgactttcaggctgctgttgcaccagagccaactatgtccacctaccctgctgactgtctgccagatgtggaaccagagccaactatgtccacccaccctgctgacactctggctgatcttgagcctgagctgactaattccaacaacactgctgactgtctggctgaccttgagcctgatccgacgatttctaccaatgccgctgactttcaggctgctgttgcaccagagcctgctatgtccacctaccctgctgactgtctgccagatgtggaaccagagccaactatgtccacccaccctgctgacactctggctgctcttgagcctgagctgactaattccaacaacactgctgactgtctggctgaccttgagcctgatccgacgatttctaccaatgccgctgactttcaggctgctgttgcaccagagccaactatgtccacccaccctgctgactgtctgcctgatgtggaaccagagccaactatgtccacccaccctgctgacactctggctgctcttgagcctgagctgactactttcaacaacactgctgactgtctggctgaccttgagcctgagccaaacatgtccacccaccctgctgacagtctgcctgatgtggaaccagagccaactatgtccacccaccctgctgacactctggctgctcttgagcctgagctgaccaatttcaacaacactgctgactgtctggctgaccttgagcctgatccgactatttctaccaatgccgctgactttcaggctgctgttgcaccagagccaactatgtccacccaccctgctgactgtctgcctgatgtggaaccagagccaactatgtccacccaccctgctgacactctggctgctcttgagcctgagctgactaattccaacaacactgctgactgtctggctgaccttgagcctgatccgacgatttctaccaatgccgctgactttcaggctgctgttgcaccagagcctgctatgtccaccaaccctgctgacagtatggcagctgttgagcctgagccgactatgtccacccaccctgctgacattctgactgctgatgagcctgaacataataattctaccaaagctgctgactgtcgggctgaccttgagcctgagccaaacatgtccacccaccctgctgacagtctgcctgatgtggaaccagagccaactatgtccacccaccctgctgacactctggctgctcttgagcctgagctgaccaatttcaacaacactgctgaatgtctggctgaccttgagcctgatccgactatttctaccaatgccgctgactttcaggctgctgttgcaccagagccaactatgtccacccaccctgctgactgtctgcctgatatggaaccagagccaactatgtccacccaccctgctgacactctggctgctcttgagcctgagctgactaattccaacaacactgctgactgtctggctgaccttgagcctgatccgacgatttctaccaatgccgctgactttcaggctgctgttgcaccagagcctgctatgtccacctaccctgctgactgtctgccagatgtggaaccagagccaactatgtccacccaccctgctgacactctggctgctcttgagcctgagctgactaattccaacaacactgctgactgtctggctgaccttgagcctgatccgacgatttctaccaatgccgctgactttcaggctgctgttgcaccagagcctgctatgtccaccaaccctgctgacagtatggcagctgttgagcctgagccgactatgtccacccaccctgctgacattctgactgctgatgagcctgaacataataattctaccaaagctgctgactgtctggctgaccttgagcctgagccaaacatgtccacccaccctgctgacagtctgcctgatgtggaaccagagccaactatgtccacccaccctgctgacactctggctgctcttgagcctgagctgactaatttcaacaacactgctgactgtctggctgaccttgagcctgatccgactatttctaccaatgccgctgactttcagactgctgttgcaccagagccaactatgtccacccaccctgctgactgtctgcctgatgtggaaccagagccaactatgtccacccaccctgctgacactctggctgctcttgagcctgagctgactaattccaacaacactgctgactgtctggctgaccttgagcctgatccgactatttctaccaatgccgctgactgtcgggctgctgttgcaccagagcccgctatgtccaccaaccctgctgacagtatggcagctgttgagcctgagccgactatgtccacccaccctgctgacattctgactgctgacgagcctgaacataatacttctaccaaagctgctgactgtcgggctgaccttgagcctgagcgaaacatgtccacccaccctgctgacagtctgcctgatgtggaaccagagccaactatgtccacccaccctgctgacactctggctgctcttgagcctgagctgaccaatttcaacaacactgctgactgtctggctgaccttgagcctgatccgactatttctaccaatgccgctgactttcaggctgctgttgcaccagagccaactatgtccacctaccctgctgactgtctgccagatgtggaaccagagccaactatgtccacccaccctgctgacactctggctgctcttgagcctgagctgactaatttcaacaacactgctgactgtctggctgaccttgagcctgatctgactatttctaccaatgccgctgactgtcgggctgctgttgcaccagagcccgctatgtccaccaaccctgctgacagtatggcagctgttgagcctgagccgactatgtccacccaccctgctgacattctgactgctgacgAGCCTGCACATAATACTTCTACCAAAggtgctgactgtctggctgaccttgagcctgagccaaacatgtccacccaccctgctgacagtctgcctgatgtggaaccagagccaactatgtccaatcACCCTGCtgacacactggctgctcttgagcctgagtcgactaaatcctccaatgctgctgactgtctggcctatgttgagccagagccagctatgtccacccaccatgccgacagtctggctgctcttgagcatgagctgtctcatgccaacaaagatgctgactgtctggcttctctcaaggctgagctgattaattccaccaatgctactgattgtctggcttctgttgggactgagacaaccatgtccacccagcctactgacaatttggcagctgttgagcctgaacataattCCACCAATACTGCTGACGGTAAGGACTCTGTTGAACAAGAGCCATCTAAGCCCACCTACCGTGCCGACagcctggctgctcttgagcatgagctgactaattccaacaacactgctgactgtctggcttctcagaaggctgagtcaattgattctaccaatgctactgattgtttggcttctgttgggactgagacaactatgtccacccacccggctgacaatatggctactgatgagcttgaggctacacattccaccaatgctgcttacTTTCTGGCGGCTCTTGAGCCCCAGTCGACTAATTCCTCCAATGCTGCTGatattctggcttctgttgggtctgagacaaccatgtctaCCCACCTTGCTGATATTCCTATTGCTCATGAGCCTGACTATAATGATTCTACCAATGCTGCTGACAGTCTGGACTccgttgagccagagccagctatgtccacccaccgtgccgacagtctggctgctcttgagcatgagctgtctcatgccaacaaagctgctgactgtctggcttctctcaaggctgagccaaccatgtccacccagcctgctgacagttcggcagctgttgagcctgagcctacaATTTCCACCAGAGCTGCTGATTTTCTGGCTACTGTTCTGCCAGAGCTAACTAGGTCAaaccaccctgctgactgtctggactcTGTTCAGCCTGAGTCATCTATGTCCACACACCCTGCTGAtaatatggctactgatgagcttgagcctacaAATTCGACCAACGCTGCTaactgtctggctgctcttgagcctgagtcgactaaatcctccaatgctgctgactgtctggcctatgttgagccagagccaggtatgtccacccaccgtgccgacagtctggctgctcttgagcatgagctgtctcatgccaacaaagatgctgactgcctgccttctctcaagactgagctgattaattccatcaatgctactgattgtctggcttcttttgggactgagacaaccatgtccacccagcctactGACAgtgtggcagctgttgagcctgaacataatagTTCCACCAATGCTGCTGATGGTCTGGGCTCTGTTGAACAAGAGCCAGCTAATCCCACCCACCGTTCcaacagtctggctgctcttgagcatgagctgactaattccaacaacactgctgactgtctggcttctcagaaggctgagtcaattgattctaccaatgctactgattgtttggcttctgttgggactgagacaactatgtccacccaccctgctgacaatatggctatggatgagcttgagcctacacattccaccaatgctgcttacTTTCTGGCCGCTCTTGAGCCCCAGTCGACTAATTCCTCCAATACTGCTGatattctggcttctgttgggtctgagacaaccatgtctaCCCACCTTGCTGATATTCCTATTGCTCATGAGCATGACTATAATGATTCTACCAATGCTGCTGACAGTCTGGACTccgttgagccagagccagctatgtccacccaccatgccgacagtctggctgctcttgagcatgagctgtctcatgccaacaaagctgctgactgtctggcttctctcaaggctgagccaaccatgtccacccagcctgctgacagttcggcagctgttgagcctgagcctacaATTTCCACCAGAGCTGCTGATTTTCTGGCTACTGTTCTGCCAGAGCTAACTAGGTCAaaccaccctgctgactgtctggactcTGTTCAGCCTGAGTCATCTATGTCCACACACCCTGCTGAtaatatggctactgatgagcttgagcctacaAATTCGACCAACGCTgcttactgtctggctgctcttgagcctaagtcgactaaatcctccaattctgctgactgtctggcctatgttgagccagagccaggtatgtccacccaccgtgccgacagtctggctgctcttgagcatgagctgtctcatgtcaacaaagatgctgactgtctggcttctctcaaggctgagctgattaattccatcaatgctactgattgtctggcttctgttgggactgagacaaccatgtccacccagcctactgacagtttggcagctgttgagcctgaacataattccaccaatgctgctgACGGTCTGGACTCTGTTGAACAAGAGCCAGCTAAGcccacccaccgtgccgacagtctggctgctcttgagcatgagctgactaattccaacaacactgctgactgtctggcttctcagaaggctgagtcaattgattctaccaatgcttctgattgtttggcttctgttgggactgagacaactatgtccacccaccctgctgacaatatggctactgatgagcttgagcctacacattccaccaatgctgcttactgtctggctgctcttgagcctgagtcgactaaatcctccaGTGCTGCTGACTGCctggcctatgttgagccagagccagctatgtccacccaccgtgccgacagtctggctgctcttgagcatgagctgtctcatgccaacaaagatgctggctgtctggcttctctccaggctgagctgattaattccaccaatgctactgattgtctggcttctgttgggactgagacaaccatgtccacccagcctgctgacagtttggcagctgttgagcctgaacataataatTCTACCAATGCTGCTGACGGTCTGGACTCTATTGAACAAGAGCCAGCTATGCCCACCCCCCGttccgacagtctggctgctcttgagcatgagctgtctcatgccaataaagctgctgactgtctggcttctctcaaggctgagccaaccatgtccacccagcctgctgacactTTGGCatctgttgagcctgagcctactTTTTCCACCAAAGCTGCTGATTGTCTGGCTACTGTTCAGCCTGAGCTAACTAGGTCAaaccaccctgctgactgtctggattCTGTTCAGCCTGAGTCATCTATGTCCCCACACCCTGCTGACAGTTTGGTAGCTATTGAGCCTGAACTGACTAATtccaccaaagctgctgactgtctggactcTGCTGAGCCAGAGCCAACTATGGCCACCCACcatgctgacattctgactgctgttgagcctgaacatacTAATTGCTCCAgtactgctgactgtctgcctgctgttcagcctgagtccagtatgtccacccaccctgctgacagtatggctGCTATTGATGCTGAGCCTACAGATCCTGCCATTgttgctgactgtctggctgctcttgaaccTCGGCTGTCTGTTACATGTGCTGCTGACAGTAGTGTGTTAGTTGAGAGTCATGACTCAGGACCAGCTAGTCACATTGGATTGGATTATGTAGTTGATTTACCTCTTTACAAGGAGAGTACAAG tgaagaagaaatatttgatTCTGCTACTTCAGATGAGGAATCTTCTTTTACTCCTGACGTAGAAGAAGGTCTGCCTGCTACTCAGGGTGCTGAGGATATTTTTCATGCTTCCGCACGAGCTGAACCAATAAACCACAGCTTGATCCTTCTCAGGGAGAGTGGATATCTTCGGGCAACAGAGATACCACGCATACCTTTTTTGCTCTTCATATGGCTTATATCCTCACTCTTATCCATCataacatggatgaaaatccaaATTCAACAAGCATGGCATGAAGAAAATGGCCAAGGAGCTCCCACTAAGAAGAGAGTCGGACCAGGTAAGTTAAACTAA